In Vanacampus margaritifer isolate UIUO_Vmar chromosome 9, RoL_Vmar_1.0, whole genome shotgun sequence, the following proteins share a genomic window:
- the gon4lb gene encoding GON-4-like protein isoform X2, whose product MHEEDVEEKTLFKLRSAGLEDERRPLSGVGTHMAEFSEDELGRLDIDLDRKSRRHNLTSGNVRTILHEVITHERVVDMMKAAIRATRDLPMFEPKMTRSRLKRAIQQGQCPDWALSAEQSLPHPQFVDIHLDADEDSSDEEYCPEDDDDDDTAEETLLSDGDVISPAKVQDCDSSCSQGHWMAGAAQPPDAGGPSFLERLNAVEEELDCAAAYATLSSHRTDEEEEEEDEGSGGLALRTRSKLRLVNVPLEQLEAELLAPDITADMYEQSPAHKEEDRHWAHWLHGLMAADNEEADDDDDPEYNFLDDLDEPDLEDYRTDRAVQITKREVNELLEELFGTLQDPQPAEEEEGREQEASPKFNVPQPLCLEPALAGAVLTTQRRALRQQSPAVPHRRALQDTTNHPWPAPAHATWLLPGPLCPNSAHKLQLRQQIQQHVQLLTQVHLLSRGVGVLKHEASVTKHFLEELQRFAVRQEQLSRASWFRSCNLQGALDLLGEMERRVDLPPPPPPASRRWLPVMSSATGGHAFPVLPSDGAWLLATRAVFLYPELLPVCGLDPAQHTRPHRSIFTAGEDGLLVLGLKHFSGAAHPQHLISCHLLCKSAWKLSKHVREMSGPRAPPGNVLKMFLARQLDAPPPLACAPVHAEDRRPPVERDAATMPKWLKNSRENIQKSRVDGRYPAFLPAGCNLRLYPSRLPKSSCRPGPSHRRLFTLAHNASLQPICPADASGAAPRSLAPLEAAYFLLQSGAAPPPVPPPDAAVEARAQRPDDAHEGQGEDEKRDGAEEGQADPEEREGGEEGQREEEEQAAEEEGQREEEEQGGGEKDEDQEKEEEDDEDFDELTQDEDEEEEEEEEEEEEAMSSASEESLLSIPELQETMKQLARLASRRRPGAESEEELSPGSQEEEEDEEEEAAPKGDEAGGRMAAAAAAAAVSEDDDVATNAGEEETARGGRRGGKRGRGGARRSRRRRDESKVKRLLYDDNMLDNDPQRQRKDAAFAHSYLSRVREALRDVPDKMEEFVALLNDLEQLEGQEVGGVFRKLRCILGKRTELTCDFAAFLHPEQALECGLFQEQQAFEHSRRFLRQLEITFGDNPSHYSKIIKALQPGPHLSPAGIHELKAQMAALLKGHPHLQAEFWVFFDELRPPPARPGQFEDAHWPEDGGGGAEGGVQGGGRLSASGADGAFEEVTLPDVDEDGHKMDAAISRRQRRKRRSRAPDEVGTDGKRHAAFLRPLNLLSCQESDWPCLCQNSKSRTHRQRGCARCHGNKGSGGVSRVMKSLETLYAQIGAASEMAGAPSWERSLPSADDDDGDKAESPPPKRKREEELHSSSPASCAPPAAADLPVCAKNMSVTPSGEKVILWTREADRVILTTCRQEGANHNTFQGISALLSNKTPGEVSRRFRDLMHLFQSAARHASSDDEAPPSELETNEQQD is encoded by the exons ATGCATGAAGAAGATGTAGAGGAGAAGACTTTGTTTAAATTAAGAAGCGCTGGACTGGAAGATGAGCGGAGACCTTTGTCAG GTGTCGGGACGCACATGGCGGAGTTCAGTGAAGACGAGCTGGGCCGACTGGACATTGATCTGGACAGGAAGTCCAGACGACACAACTTGACGTCCGGCAACGTGCGCACCATCTTGCAT GAGGTGATCACACACGAGCGCGTGGTGGACATGATGAAAGCCGCCATCCGGGCCACGCGGGACCTGCCCATGTTT GAGCCCAAGATGACACGCTCAAGATTGAAGAGGGCCATCCAGCAGGGCCAG TGTCCCGACTGGGCTTTGTCGGCAGAGCAGAGTTTGCCG CATCCGCAGTTTGTGGACATCCATCTGGACGCCGACGAAGACTCGTCAGATGAAGAGTACTGTCCCgaagatgacgatgacgacgacacGGCCGAAGAG ACTTTGCTCAGCGACGGTGACGTCATTTCGCCTGCCAAAGTTCAAGACTGTGACTCCAGCTGTTCCCAG GGCCACTGGATGGCCGGCGCCGCCCAGCCCCCGGACGCCGGCGGTCCCTCCTTCCTGGAACGGCTCAACGCTGTGGAGGAGGAGCTGGACTGCGCCGCCGCCTACGCAACCTTGTCG TCTCACAGGacagatgaggaagaggaggaggaggacgaaggCTCCGGCGGTCTGGCCTTGCGCACGCGTTCCAAACTTCGCTTGGTCAACGTCCCCCTGGAGCAACTGGAGGCGGAGCTTCTGGCTCCCGACATCACGGCCGACATGTATGAGCAGAGCCCCGCCCACAAGGAGGAAGACCGCCACTGGGCGCATTGGCTGCACGGACTCATGGCGGCCGACAACGAAG AagccgacgacgacgacgacccGGAGTACAACTTCCTGGACGACCTGGACGAACCCGACCTGGAAGACTACAGGACGGACCGCGCCGTTCAGATCACCA aGCGAGAGGTCAACGAGCTGCTGGAGGAGCTCTTTGGCACG ctCCAGGATCCGCAGCCAgctgaggaggaagaggggCGGGAGCAAGAGGCCAGCCCCAAATTCAACGTCCCTCAACCTTTGTG TTTGGAGCCCGCTCTTGCCGGCGCGGTGCTGACCACGCAGAGGCGAGCGCTGCGCCAACAGTCGCCGGCCGTGCCGCACAGACGAGCCCTGCAAGACACCACCAACCATCCGTGGCCTGCGCCGGCGCACGCCACCTGGCTGCTTCCCGGGCCACTCTGCCCCAACTCCGCCCACAAACTGCAACTGCGGCAGCAAATCCAGCAG CACGTGCAGCTTCTGACTCAGGTGCACCTGCTGAGCCGCGGCGTCGGCGTCCTGAAACACGAAGCGTCGGTCACCAAACACTTCCTG GAGGAGCTGCAGCGTTTTGCCGTGCGGCAGGAGCAGCTCTCGCGCGCCTCCTGGTTCCGGTCGTGCAACCTGCAGGGAGCTCTGGACCTCCTTGGCGAGATGGAGCGCCGAGTGGACCttcccccgccgccgccgcccgcctCCAGGCGCTGGCTGCCCGTCATGTCTTCGGCCACCGGCG GCCACGCCTTCCCCGTCTTGCCCTCCGACGGCGCCTGGCTGCTTGCCACGCGAGCCGTCTTCCTCTACCCGGAACTACTTCCTGTCTGCGGCCTGGACCCCGCCCAGCACACGCGACCCCACCGCAGTATCTTCACTGCAGGAGAGGACGG GCTGCTGGTTTTGGGTCTGAAGCACTTTTCCGGCGCCGCCCACCCGCAGCATTTGAtcagctgccacctgctgtgcAAGAGCGCTTGGAAGTTGAGCAAACACGTTCGAGAGATGAGCGGCCCCCGAGCGCCGCCTGGAAACGTGCTCAAG ATGTTCCTGGCCCGCCAGCTGGACGCCCCCCCGCCGCTAGCCTGTGCGCCCGTGCACGCTGAAGACCGGCGCCCCCCGGTGGAGAGGGACGCCGCCACCATGCCCAAATGGCTCAAG AACAGCCGCGAGAACATCCAGAAGAGCCGAGTGGACGGCCGCTACCCCGCCTTCCTTCCCGCAGGCTGCAACCTCAGACTTTACCCGTCCCGCCTGCCCAAGTCCTCGTGCCGACCTGGCCCCTCCCACAGACGTCTTTTCACCCTGGCCCATAATGCATCTCTGCAGCCCATCTGCCCGGCGGACGCCAGCGGCGCCGCGCCGCGCTCGCTGGCTCCGCTGGAAGCCGCCTACTTCCTCCTTCAGAGTGGCGCCGCGCCACCGCCGGTCCCGCCTCCTGACGCGGCCGTCGAGGCCCGCGCGCAGCGGCCCGACGACGCGCACGAAGGGCAAGGGGAGGACGAGAAGCGGGACGGAGCCGAGGAAGGACAAGCGGACCCAGAGGAGCgggaaggaggagaagaaggacaaagggaggaagaggagcaggcagcagaggaggaaggacaaagagaggaagaggagcaagGAGGCGGGGAGAAGGATGAAGATcaagaaaaggaggaggaggacgacgaaGACTTTGATGAGCTGACCcaggatgaagatgaggaggaggaggaggaggaggaggaggaggaggaggccatGTCGTCGGCGTCGGAAGAGTCGCTTCTGTCCATCCCCGAGCTGCAG GAGACCATGAAGCAGCTGGCCCGGCTGGCGTCCAGGAGGAGGCCGGGCGCCGAGTCGGAGGAAGAGCTCTCGCCGGGAtcgcaggaggaggaggaggacgaggaggaggaggcggcgcccAAAGGAGACGAGGCTGGCGGGAggatggccgccgccgccgccgccgctgccgtgTCGGAAGACGACGACGTCGCCACCAACGCCGGCGAGGAAGAAACGGCCCGAggaggacgaagaggaggaaaaCGAGGAAGAG GCGGAGCGCGGCGAAGTCGTCGCAGGAGGGACGAGAGCAAAGTCAAGCGTCTGCTGTACGACGACAACATGCTGGACAACGACCCTCAGCGCCAACGCAAAGACGCCGCCTTCGCTCACAGCTACCTCAGCCGG GTTCGGGAGGCGCTGCGCGACGTCCCGGACAAGATGGAGGAGTTTGTGGCGCTGCTAAACGACTTGGAGCAGCTGGAGGGACAGGAAGTGGGCGGCGTCTTCCGCAAGCTGCGCTGCATCCTGGGAAAGCGCACCGAGTTGACCTGCGACTTTGCCGCCTTCCTGCATCCCGAGCAGGCGCTGGAGTGCGGACTG TTCCAAGAGCAACAAGCCTTCGAGCACAGCCGGCGCTTCTTGCGGCAACTGGAGATCACGTTTGGCGATAATCCATCTCACTACAGTAAGATCATCAAGGCCCTGCAACCCGGACCGCACCTCAGCCCCGCCGGCATTCACGAG CTCAAAGCGCAAATGGCCGCCCTGCTGAAAGGACACCCTCATCTGCAAGCCGAGTTCTGGGTGTTTTTCGATGAGCTCCGCCCACCGCCGGCTCGCCCGGGACAATTTGAAGACGCTCATTGGCCCGAGGATGGCGGGGGCGGAGCAGAGGGCGGAGTCCAGGGCGGAGGCCGGCTAAGCGCAAGCGGGGCCGACGGCGCTTTTGAGGAAGTCACCTTACCGGACGTGGACGAGGACGGACACAAGATGGACGCCGCCATCAGCCGGCGCCAGAGGAGGAAGCGCCGGTCGCGCGCGCCCGACGAGGTGGGAACGGATGGCAAACGTCACGCCGCCTTCCTCCGCCCGCTCAATTTGCTTTCTTGTCAGGAATCGGATTGGCCTTGCCTGTGTCAGAATTCCAAGAGCCGCACGCACCGTCAGAGAGGATGCGctcgttgccatggcaacaag GGCTCAGGCGGCGTGTCCAGAGTCATGAAGAGTCTGGAGACGCTCTACGCGCAGATAGGCGCCGCCTCGGAAATGGCCGGCGCGCCGTCGTGGGAGCGCTCGTTGCCATCGGCCGACGACGACGACGGTGACAAGGCGGAGTCGCCGCCGCCCAAGAGGAAACGGGAAGAGGAGCTCCATTCTTCCTCCCCGGCCTCCTGCGCGCCACCCGCAGCTGCCGACCTCCCCGTGTGCGCCAAGAATATGTCGGTGACGCCAAGTGGAGAGAAGGTCATCCTGTGGACCCG GGAAGCGGATCGGGTTATTTTGACCACGTGCCGGCAAGAAGGCGCCAATCACAACACCTTCCAGGGCATCTCGGCTCTACTCAGCAACAAGACTCCCGGCGAG GTTTCCCGGCGCTTTCGGGATTTAATGCATCTTTTTCAGAGCGCGGCTCGTCACGCCAGCTCTGACGATGAGGCTCCGCCCTCTGAGCTTGAGACCAATGAGCAACAGGACTGA